From Alteromonas sp. RKMC-009, one genomic window encodes:
- the xisR gene encoding excisionase family protein: MKESTHRLGWVRAVILERNKGMGLRILEKCRHRGQFVEGIHWKKVNGVIMYNYEAIDQLYEEADVA; the protein is encoded by the coding sequence ATGAAAGAATCTACTCACCGTCTAGGCTGGGTCCGTGCAGTTATCCTTGAACGGAATAAAGGCATGGGTCTACGCATACTGGAAAAGTGCCGGCATCGCGGTCAATTCGTTGAAGGTATACACTGGAAAAAGGTAAACGGGGTTATCATGTATAACTACGAAGCCATTGACCAGTTATACGAGGAAGCGGATGTCGCGTGA
- the glmM gene encoding phosphoglucosamine mutase, with product MGQRKYFGTDGIRGKVGESAINPEFVTKLGWAAGKVLAGHGTNKVLIGKDTRISGYMLESALEAGLSAAGINIGLLGPMPTPAIAYLTKTFRSEAGIVISASHNPYYDNGIKFFSSDGFKLDDDIEIAIESMLDKPMTCVASNKLGKATRINDAAGRYIEFCKGTFPSDLSLKGMKIVVDCAHGATYHIAPNVLSELGAEVIEIGTKPDGLNINDKVGATSMNAIVEKVLETGADMGFALDGDGDRIMLVDHLGNVLDGDQILYIIARDALKSGRLSGGVVGTLMSNLGLEVALGKLSIPFARSAVGDRYVMELLQQKGWAIGGENSGHVLNLNVASTGDGIVAGLQVITAMLRSGMDLHDLSGGFDKFPQKLINVRYDESSDNPLAMSAVTDAVKEAESSLGKTGRVLLRKSGTEPLIRVMVESDDEMQSLKWAEFIADAVRKVAN from the coding sequence ATGGGTCAGCGCAAGTATTTTGGTACAGACGGCATCAGAGGGAAAGTAGGTGAAAGCGCTATTAATCCCGAGTTTGTCACCAAGTTGGGCTGGGCAGCCGGTAAAGTGCTGGCAGGCCATGGTACAAATAAAGTACTGATAGGAAAAGATACGCGGATTTCAGGTTATATGCTTGAGTCTGCATTGGAAGCTGGCTTATCTGCAGCCGGTATTAATATCGGTTTGTTAGGTCCGATGCCCACACCGGCGATTGCTTATCTTACCAAAACATTCCGCTCAGAAGCCGGTATTGTGATTTCTGCGTCTCATAATCCTTATTATGATAATGGCATTAAGTTCTTTTCATCCGATGGTTTCAAACTGGATGACGATATCGAAATTGCCATTGAGTCCATGCTTGATAAGCCAATGACATGCGTTGCTTCCAATAAATTGGGTAAGGCAACCCGTATCAACGACGCAGCCGGACGTTACATTGAGTTCTGTAAAGGCACGTTCCCGTCAGATCTGTCGTTAAAAGGCATGAAGATTGTTGTCGACTGTGCCCACGGGGCGACGTATCACATAGCACCGAATGTGTTGTCAGAACTTGGCGCAGAAGTTATCGAAATCGGTACTAAGCCTGACGGCCTGAACATTAACGACAAAGTCGGTGCCACGTCAATGAACGCCATCGTGGAAAAAGTGCTTGAGACAGGCGCTGACATGGGCTTTGCTCTGGACGGTGACGGCGACCGTATCATGCTGGTTGATCACCTGGGTAACGTACTGGATGGTGATCAGATTTTATATATTATCGCCCGCGATGCGCTTAAATCAGGTCGTTTATCCGGTGGTGTAGTGGGTACACTCATGAGTAATCTTGGTCTGGAAGTGGCTTTGGGCAAATTATCTATTCCATTTGCCCGCAGTGCTGTAGGCGACCGTTACGTAATGGAGTTACTGCAGCAGAAAGGCTGGGCTATCGGTGGTGAAAATAGTGGTCACGTGCTGAATTTGAATGTGGCATCTACCGGAGACGGTATTGTCGCCGGTCTGCAGGTCATCACTGCTATGTTGCGTTCGGGCATGGATTTGCACGATTTGAGCGGCGGGTTTGATAAATTTCCGCAAAAACTGATTAATGTCCGTTATGATGAGTCCTCAGATAATCCGTTAGCCATGTCTGCTGTTACAGATGCAGTGAAAGAAGCTGAAAGTTCACTCGGTAAAACAGGACGGGTATTACTGCGTAAAAGCGGTACAGAACCGTTGATCCGGGTGATGGTAGAATCCGACGATGAAATGCAGTCTCTGAAATGGGCTGAGTTTATCGCCGATGCTGTACGCAAAGTGGCCAATTGA
- a CDS encoding ATP-dependent DNA ligase, whose amino-acid sequence MQFNQLLYKAHSNGSIGSWEVKVTGTDAEAVMTVIATKKLGGKSVETPRKITKGKNIGRANETTPLQQAIAEAQSKVNKQLDKGYTVDMPEAGSVSTNALSFQKPMLAQPVDKVKDWDFPVYVQPKMDGHRMLAAVQDDKVVLYSRQGKVIDCEHIRATLQSMYDSEIWLGDTLDGEIYAHGLSLQTISSLVKKPKPESEQLRYNLYDIMVDQGYRHRLALLMRMLDHFSTEYVTLTQTTVLNDHAQLNHMHGVYIGEGYEGTMIRQLDFPYGKGKRCKSLMKKKDIQDAEFLITGLTEGKVNERLGTRVGIWICQTKEGKVFEVTAAGDAQEKHDVAVNGRQQIGKYLTIFFFGYTPEGAPFHVKDSRVREDI is encoded by the coding sequence ATGCAATTTAATCAACTACTCTATAAAGCACACAGCAACGGATCTATCGGTTCCTGGGAAGTAAAGGTTACCGGTACGGATGCTGAAGCTGTCATGACCGTTATCGCCACTAAAAAACTTGGCGGTAAGTCCGTGGAAACACCACGTAAAATCACGAAGGGTAAGAACATTGGCCGTGCCAATGAAACTACCCCGCTGCAACAGGCCATTGCTGAAGCACAATCCAAAGTGAATAAGCAGCTGGACAAAGGCTACACGGTTGATATGCCGGAAGCTGGCTCAGTATCCACTAATGCCCTTAGTTTCCAGAAACCTATGCTGGCACAGCCTGTTGATAAGGTTAAAGACTGGGATTTCCCAGTATACGTTCAGCCTAAGATGGACGGTCACCGCATGTTGGCTGCCGTACAGGATGACAAAGTGGTTCTTTACTCACGTCAGGGTAAAGTCATTGACTGCGAACATATCCGCGCCACGTTGCAAAGTATGTACGACAGTGAAATCTGGCTAGGAGACACGCTGGACGGTGAGATTTACGCACACGGCCTGTCGCTGCAGACCATTTCCTCACTGGTTAAGAAGCCGAAGCCCGAGTCTGAGCAACTACGTTACAACCTGTATGACATAATGGTCGATCAGGGATACCGTCACCGCCTAGCATTGCTGATGCGAATGCTGGACCACTTCAGCACGGAGTACGTAACACTCACTCAAACGACCGTGTTGAACGACCATGCCCAGTTAAACCACATGCACGGTGTATACATTGGCGAGGGCTACGAAGGCACCATGATTCGTCAACTGGACTTCCCGTATGGGAAAGGAAAGCGATGTAAGTCTTTAATGAAGAAGAAAGACATACAGGATGCAGAGTTCCTGATCACCGGTCTCACCGAAGGTAAGGTCAACGAACGACTGGGAACCCGTGTAGGCATCTGGATTTGTCAGACTAAAGAAGGCAAGGTGTTTGAAGTTACCGCTGCCGGTGATGCACAGGAAAAGCACGATGTAGCGGTCAATGGTCGTCAGCAAATCGGCAAGTATCTGACCATCTTCTTCTTTGGATATACCCCAGAAGGTGCACCGTTCCATGTCAAAGATAGCCGTGTCCGGGAGGATATCTGA
- the tpiA gene encoding triose-phosphate isomerase: MDTVSRKLLVAGNWKMNGSRSLVEEFAASFDKAAAENIDVVICPPSILIPAFSGKGIVTGAQDVSACENGAHTGDLSVTMLKEFDCKYCIVGHSERRDDHGESSQLVAEKALKLNEAGITPVICCGEPLSVREAGQVNEFVEAQLKAVFDLIPVSSLKNAVIAYEPIWAIGTGVTASPQEAQDVHKFIREFIASYDGSLAASMQILYGGSVKPDNAKELFGQPDIDGGLIGGASLKASDFNAICQAAN; the protein is encoded by the coding sequence GTGGATACAGTGAGTCGTAAGCTTCTGGTTGCCGGAAACTGGAAGATGAACGGAAGCCGTTCATTGGTAGAAGAATTTGCAGCGTCTTTTGATAAGGCTGCAGCAGAAAATATTGATGTTGTGATTTGTCCGCCATCAATTCTTATTCCAGCTTTCTCAGGTAAAGGTATCGTCACCGGTGCTCAGGATGTGAGTGCATGTGAAAATGGTGCACATACCGGCGATTTATCCGTCACAATGCTGAAAGAGTTTGACTGCAAATATTGTATTGTCGGGCATTCAGAGCGTCGTGATGACCATGGTGAATCCAGCCAACTGGTTGCTGAAAAGGCCCTGAAGCTGAATGAAGCAGGAATTACACCGGTGATTTGTTGTGGTGAACCTCTTTCAGTAAGAGAAGCCGGACAAGTTAACGAGTTTGTTGAAGCACAGTTGAAAGCCGTATTCGATTTGATTCCGGTGTCTTCACTGAAAAATGCCGTTATTGCTTACGAGCCAATCTGGGCAATCGGGACGGGTGTTACAGCGTCGCCGCAGGAAGCTCAGGATGTCCATAAGTTCATTCGTGAGTTCATTGCTTCATATGACGGTTCACTTGCTGCTTCAATGCAGATATTATACGGCGGCAGTGTGAAGCCGGATAACGCAAAAGAATTGTTCGGCCAGCCTGATATTGATGGCGGCTTAATTGGCGGAGCAAGTCTTAAAGCGTCAGATTTTAACGCAATCTGCCAGGCGGCAAATTGA
- the secG gene encoding preprotein translocase subunit SecG, protein MLYEVLLVAYLIVALMLIGFVLIQQGKGANMGASFGSGGSNTVFGSSGSGNFMTKTTSVLATLFFVLSLFLGNITANTEKAEDGWQDLEVPVEQQELPAADDVPAADASDVPVSDVPATDSAEGDIPN, encoded by the coding sequence ATGTTATACGAAGTGCTTTTAGTCGCTTATTTGATTGTAGCGTTGATGCTTATTGGTTTTGTACTTATCCAGCAGGGTAAAGGGGCAAACATGGGCGCTTCGTTCGGTAGCGGTGGTTCTAATACTGTATTCGGTTCTTCGGGTTCTGGTAATTTTATGACCAAAACCACGTCTGTACTGGCTACCTTATTTTTTGTATTGAGTTTATTTTTAGGTAACATCACAGCGAACACAGAAAAAGCCGAAGACGGCTGGCAGGATCTTGAAGTTCCTGTAGAGCAACAGGAATTACCTGCTGCTGATGATGTTCCTGCTGCAGATGCATCTGATGTTCCGGTTTCTGACGTGCCGGCAACAGATTCAGCAGAAGGTGATATTCCTAACTAA
- a CDS encoding Arm DNA-binding domain-containing protein, whose amino-acid sequence MSREIKTEYPGVYTRGTSIRIHFTYKGKRCRETLSNLVNTPANLKYAAGKRTAVLHEITTRVFNYRDHFPDSPMADVFEPVKDVPTISELLVNWLQAKQSEVSVKTHALMSNRIDKYIIPKFGNRKVDTLLQSEIKRWRMVELGELANKTINDIMTPLRGIYADAMADRIIDFNPCAHVPNLDKDQEDNADPFTLNEIKAIENTPTHMESEKNAFLFACWTGLRISEWMALAWEDVDFVNRTIKVQRSVVSHDLKVPKTKSSIRTVHLLGQAYEILLAQKSLTYMMPPVQAEVGQADKRRTKKQKLSYVFRQTGSTEPYALSAKYGYDFFSNHLKRSQVRDRGPNQARHTYASQLLTKGVNERWIMREMGHTSIVMFEKHYGRWIDEEIPDMADLVTKLFEKVPSASHNIKGVR is encoded by the coding sequence ATGTCGCGTGAAATTAAGACTGAGTACCCCGGTGTCTACACCCGGGGTACGTCTATCCGGATACACTTTACCTATAAAGGTAAAAGGTGCAGGGAGACTTTAAGCAATCTGGTGAACACACCGGCCAACCTGAAGTACGCAGCAGGTAAACGAACCGCTGTACTGCATGAGATAACGACACGGGTATTTAATTATCGGGACCATTTCCCCGACTCACCCATGGCCGATGTCTTTGAGCCTGTTAAGGACGTGCCCACCATATCGGAACTCTTGGTGAACTGGCTTCAAGCCAAACAAAGTGAAGTGTCCGTAAAGACACATGCTTTAATGAGTAACCGCATAGACAAGTACATCATTCCTAAGTTTGGTAACAGAAAAGTAGATACTCTGCTTCAGTCCGAAATCAAACGCTGGCGTATGGTGGAACTGGGCGAACTGGCTAATAAAACCATTAACGACATCATGACGCCGTTAAGAGGTATTTACGCCGATGCTATGGCCGACAGGATCATAGACTTCAATCCTTGTGCACACGTTCCAAATCTGGATAAAGATCAGGAAGACAATGCCGACCCTTTCACGCTGAATGAAATTAAGGCCATTGAAAATACACCGACACACATGGAGTCAGAAAAGAATGCTTTCCTGTTTGCATGCTGGACAGGGTTACGTATATCCGAATGGATGGCACTGGCTTGGGAAGACGTGGACTTTGTGAACCGTACTATTAAGGTACAGCGTTCAGTAGTCTCACATGACTTAAAAGTCCCTAAAACGAAATCCAGTATCCGGACAGTTCATCTTTTAGGTCAGGCATATGAAATTCTGCTTGCACAAAAGTCACTCACCTATATGATGCCGCCTGTTCAGGCTGAAGTTGGTCAGGCAGATAAAAGACGAACCAAGAAACAGAAACTGTCTTATGTGTTTCGTCAGACCGGCTCAACCGAACCCTACGCTTTAAGTGCGAAGTATGGATACGATTTCTTCAGTAATCACTTAAAACGATCTCAGGTAAGGGACAGAGGACCAAATCAGGCCCGACACACTTATGCCAGTCAGCTGTTAACGAAGGGTGTAAATGAACGTTGGATAATGAGAGAAATGGGTCACACCTCTATCGTAATGTTTGAAAAACACTACGGCAGATGGATAGATGAAGAGATCCCAGATATGGCAGATCTGGTCACGAAATTATTTGAAAAAGTCCCATCTGCGTCCCACAACATTAAAGGAGTACGCTAA
- the folP gene encoding dihydropteroate synthase has protein sequence MHFKHTEIDLNQARVMGILNVTPDSFSDGGAHNTVDKAVEHAMRMIEAGATFIDIGGESTRPGAPEVSEQEELDRVVPVVEKLAGLEGIVLSVDTSKAAVMRESVKAGAGLINDVRALQEPGALEAAAEAKVPVCLMHMKGQPRTMQARPEYDDVADEVINFLLSRIDACKHAGIDDSSILLDPGFGFGKSLDHNYQLLVEMGRVQHLGYPLLVGMSRKSMIGQLLDKPVSERLAGSIALATIAAQMGAKVIRVHDVAETMDAMKIVNKIQQIKDNIQGA, from the coding sequence ATGCATTTCAAACATACCGAAATCGACCTCAATCAGGCCCGCGTTATGGGTATACTCAATGTCACACCGGATTCCTTCTCAGATGGCGGAGCCCACAACACGGTAGATAAAGCCGTTGAACATGCCATGCGGATGATAGAGGCCGGCGCGACATTTATCGATATAGGCGGAGAATCAACCCGTCCGGGGGCGCCGGAAGTGTCTGAACAGGAAGAGTTAGACCGCGTGGTGCCGGTGGTAGAGAAACTGGCCGGTCTGGAAGGTATAGTACTCTCCGTGGATACTAGTAAGGCCGCTGTAATGCGGGAAAGCGTGAAGGCAGGAGCGGGTTTAATTAATGATGTCCGCGCCTTGCAGGAACCGGGGGCACTGGAGGCCGCAGCAGAAGCAAAGGTACCTGTGTGTCTGATGCACATGAAAGGTCAGCCACGAACCATGCAGGCCAGACCTGAGTATGATGATGTGGCAGACGAAGTGATTAATTTTTTGTTGTCACGCATAGATGCCTGTAAGCATGCCGGTATTGATGACAGCAGCATTCTTCTGGATCCGGGCTTTGGTTTTGGTAAGAGCCTGGACCACAATTATCAACTGCTGGTTGAAATGGGAAGGGTGCAACATCTCGGTTATCCGCTACTGGTCGGTATGTCGAGAAAATCTATGATTGGCCAACTGCTGGATAAACCGGTATCAGAGCGGTTGGCGGGCAGCATTGCCCTTGCCACTATTGCGGCGCAAATGGGCGCAAAAGTGATCCGTGTTCACGATGTGGCAGAAACAATGGATGCGATGAAAATCGTGAATAAGATTCAACAAATAAAAGACAATATTCAAGGAGCCTGA